The window AAATCCTGCTCCCGCAACCAAATATGGTCCGGTAGTTCAGTTGGTTAGAATGCCTGCCTGTCACGCAGGAGGTCGCGGGTTCGAGTCCCGTCCGGACCGCCATTTAGAGCAAACGAAACAATGGTTTCGTTTTTTTTATTGGTTTTATGCGAAGAGATGCCTCCATATAAGGAGCCTTTTCGGTTAAAATCGTAGGTTTTTGCCTTAAAATAAGATAAACTACATGATAGAGCCCTTAGGACATGTCCTAAGGTTTTTTTGCACGGAAATAGAGGTATGCTAGAGATAAGCATTCCAACGAGAAATTTTTTCCAAACCACTGAGGGGGTAGACTGATGCCGATTTCAGGTGAGTTTTCTTTCATCCGCTCGATTACACCTGCTCAAACGTTTCAGCGGTCCCTTATCCAGGGAATCGGTGATGATGCTGCCGTGTATAGCGGAAGTGACAACTATTCTGAGGTTGTCTGCCTTGATACGATGGCGGAAGGAATCCATTTTACGCGGAAAACGATGAACCCGTTTGACCTTGGATATAAAGCCCTTGCCGTCAACATAAGCGACCTTGCCGCAATGGGGGCTGAACCGGCGTTTTACCTCGTGTCGGCCGCGATTTCGGAAGATTGGACGGAAGATGACCTGCAGGAGATGTATAAAGGGATGGCTGAACTCGGCAGCCGCTGGCAGATGGATTTGATCGGCGGTGACACGGTTGCCTCCAAATCAGGCCTGGTGTTGACGGTCGTCGTGATTGGCCGGGTGGAAAAAGGGAAAGAGCTGTTGCGGAGTACCGCGAAACCGGGGGATATCGTGTTTGTAACCGGTACACCCGGTGATTCGGCGGCAGGGCTGAAACTCTTGCTTGAGGAGCCTGGACGTGTCTACAGCAAGGCGGAACAATATTTTATCGAAAGGCACCGGCGGCCTGTTCCGCGTATCGAGGCCGGCAGGTTCCTGGCAGGATTGCAGCGGGTAGCGTTGAATGATGTAAGTGACGGGGTTGCAAGTGAGGCCAATGAACTTGCGGAAGCGAGCGGCGTAAGAATTGATATTTCAGAAATGCGGCTGCCGGCAAGTCCGCAGCTGGAAGCACTCCCTTCAAATGAACGGATTTCGAGTATTCTATTTGGCGGAGAGGACTTTGAATTGATTGGTACCATGTCCAAAATTGAATGGGAATCCATTCATGATGATGAGAAATTGAAATATGCCCTTCATGAAATCGGAACAGTGTGTGAAGCAGATGGTAAACCAGCCGTCTATTTGCATACTGCTTCAGGGGAAACCGAGCTGCTCGGGAAGAAGGGGTATAATCACTTTAAAAACGGGTGAGTCATATGACAGAAGAAAAATTTGAATTCAACACGAAGTCTCCGGAAGAAACGATGGCATTTTCCCAACGGCTCGCTGATAAGCTTGGTCCCGGTGATGTGCTGACACTGGAAGGCGATCTTGGGGCAGGGAAGACGACATTTACAAAAGGACTGGCAAAAGGGCTCGGCGTCCGTCGGACCGTCAACAGTCCGACCTTCACGATCATCAAAGAATACCAGGGCAGGCTTCCGCTTTTCCATATGGACGTATACCGTCTTGAAGACAGCGGGGAGGATCTTGGGTTTGATGAGTATTTTGAGGGTGACGGCGTAACGATTGTGGAATGGGCTTCTATGATTCATGATCAGCTGCCTGATGAACGCCTGGATATATTCCTGTATCATGAAGGGGACGACAACAGGCGTATTGTGCTGACGCCAAAGGGAGAGCACTACATAACGATTTGTAAGGAGATTGTTTGATTATGAAGGCGCTTGCCATTGATACCTCTAACCTGGTGATGGGGATAGCCGTCATTTCTGATGACCGCATTACCGGTGAAATGATAACCAACTTAAAAAAGAACCATTCTGTGCGGCTGATGCCGGCGATAGACCAGCTCCTGAAAGATGTGGACATGAAGCCGGCCGAACTGAATCGCATTATTGTGGCGAACGGTCCCGGTTCCTATACGGGAGTAAGGATCGGCGTATCAATCGCGAAAACACTGGCCTGGGCATTGAACATTCCAGTCACTGGTGTCTCAAGCCTTGACGTTTTGGCCCAGAATGGGAAAATGGCCGGATCTTATGTTTCCCCGATTTTCGATGCAAGGCGCGGCCAGGTGTATACTGCATTGTATGATGCTGCGAACGGCATGAAGGTTGAAAAGGAGGAGCGGATTATCCAGCTGGATGACTGGCTTCCAATGCTTCAAGAAAAGGAAAAACCTGTTCTGTTTATGGGCAATGACTTGCCGATCCACCAGAACCGTATTGTAGAAGTGCTGGGGGAGCAGGCTGTAATTGCCCCGTTAACCGCCCATAATCCGCGTCCTTCGGAATTGGCGTATCTCGGCATTCAAAAAGAGGCGGTTCCTGTGCATGAATTCGTTCCGAACTACTTGCGTTTAGCGGAGGCTGAGGCCAAATGGCTCGAATCACAGAACCGGCAGGGGTAAACGATATGGAAAACAGGCCGGTCATGAGGCTGATGACAGTCAGCGATATAGATGAAGTGGAGAAAATTGAACAGGCCTGCTTTGCGACACCGTGGAGCAGGGAATCGTTTTACAATGAGGTGGAGATCAACCAGTTCGCTAAATATCTCGTTCTGGAGCTGAATGGCAGTGTGATCGGATATTGCGGGCTGTGGATCATTATTGATGAAGGGCATATAACCAATATCGCGGTTTTGCCGGAATACCGGGGGCGGAAGTTCGGGGAAAAATTACTGCGCTATGCCCTTGCCCTTGCAAGGGGGCAGGGAGCGAATACAGTAACGCTTGAAGTCAGGGCTAGCAATGCCGCTGCACAGAATCTATACCGTAAACTGGGATTCCAGGAAGGCGGCATACGAAAAAATTATTATACTGATAATAATGAAGACGCATTAGTGATGTGGGTGAACTTAAATGAAAAATAATGAAACTGAATTGATACTAGGAATTGAAACGAGCTGTGATGAGACAGCGGCGTCCGTCATTAAGAATGGAACCGAAATTCTTTCCAACGTGGTTGCTTCCCAGATCGAAAGCCATAAACGATTCGGCGGCGTTGTGCCGGAAATCGCCTCAAGGCATCATGTGGAGCAGCTTACCGTCGTGCTGCAGGAAGCGCTTGACCAGGCGGGAATCACGCTTGAGGACCTGGATGCGGTCGCGGTCACACAGGGACCCGGGCTTGTAGGCGCCTTGCTTGTCGGAGTGAATGCCGCAAAAGCGATTGCGCTGGCACATGATATTCCGCTTATAGCCGTTCATCATATTGCCGGTCATATATATGCAAACCGCCTCCAGCAAGAATTTGAGTTTCCGGTGCTCGCACTTGTCGTCTCGGGCGGTCATACCGAGCTTGTCCTTATGAGGGAGCATGGACATTATGAAGTGATCGGGGAAACGAGGGATGATGCTGCAGGAGAAGCATACGACAAAGTAGCGCGGACGCTGAAACTTCCGTATCCAGGCGGTCCGCATATCGATCGGCTGGCCAGTGAAGGGGAACCGGCAATTGACTTGCCGCGCGCATGGCTTGAACCGGATTCGTATGATTTCAGCTTCAGCGGGCTGAAATCAGCAGTTATCAACACGCTGCACAATGCTGCCCAGCGCGGCGAAGAAATCGAACCCGAGAATCTTGCAGCCAGTTTCCAGGAAAGCGTCATTGATGTACTGGTGACGAAGACGATAAAAGCAGCGGAGGAGTACAGGGTGAAGCAGGTTGTGCTGGCAGGAGGGGTAGCCGCAAATAGAGGCCTGCGCAGCCGGCTTGAAAAGGAGTTCGATCAGCTTACGGCCGATTTGATTATCCCGCCGCTTTCGCTTTGCACAGACAACGCCGCTATGATTGCGGCAGCAGGCAGCATCGAATTCAATAAAGGAAAGCGTGCTCCATTTTCGTTAAATGCCCATCCGGGGCTGGATCTGGAGTCGTTCAATTAAACCGCTGTATAGGCAGCGGTTTTTTCTATGACAAAAGGTCTAAAGAGGTAATAATAATTTGAATTGTAAAAAAGTTTAACTTAAAACCTGTGCTTTTGAACCAGGACATTTACCAAAAAAGATCGGTTTATAGATGTTTTAACCTGTTTGAAATAGGGAAAAGAGTATAAAAGACTATTAACAGGTTATTTATCCACAGCATGCCATTTTTGTGGAAAAACAAATGGAACAGCGGTATAAAAGGTTTTACTATGTTAATAACATTCTGTGGATAAAAACGGGTGATTTTGTGGATAATGGGGATAAATCTGTTAATCCTCTTTCTTACTAACTATTTTTTGTGTATAACTCTGTGGATGGTGTGAATAGTTTTAAAATATAGAAAACCGGTGCAAAGCTGCACCGGTTTTTTTATAGGTAAGGAAATTAAAAAATGTTTGCGTTGTTGATAAAAAGCCAGAAGGGAGTCATCCAGCTCCAGGCGCCAGCGGCTATCGTCATAAGCGGTTCATCCCCTCCGGAAGGAAAGACCACCTTCCTGCGGGTACCCCCGCTTATGCGTACGCCGCTAAGCGTGCGCCCTGCGCTTTTGTTCCTGAAAAGCGGATAGCGGCGAATCGCAGAAACAGGCACCTGACTGCGGACTGCCGCTTGCGCTTCTTTATTCAGTTTCGGCCAATTGAAGCTCTTCCCATTCTTCCATCAACTGCTCGAGTTCTTCCTGTAAGGCCGTCAATTCCGTGTGATGCAGGGCTGATTTTTCATGGTCTTCATATATTTCCGGAAGGGCGAGCAGTGCTTCTTTTTCTTCGATTTGTTCCTCCAGCCCGGCAATACGGAGTTCGATTTCTTCAATTTTTCGCAGCCGCTGCCGTTCTCTCTTTTTTTCTTCTTTGTCCTGCATGTACTTCGATTTGTCGCCGCCCTGCTGATCATGATTGCCGGAAGGGGCAGCTGCCGCTTTTTCTTCCTGTTCGAGACGGGCGAGTTCTTCCATTTCATTTTTCTTATCCACATAGTAATCATAATCGCCGAGAAATTCGGTCACTGTTTTTGTGGATAGTTCCATGATTCGGTCTGCAATCCTGTTGATAAAGTAACGGTCATGGGATACGAACAGGATTGTGCCTGGATAATCAATCAGTGCTGATTCAAGCACTTCTTTGCTGTCGAGGTCCAGATGGTTCGTCGGTTCGTCGAGGATAAGGAAATTCGCTTTCTTAAACATCAGTTTACACAGGGCCAGCCGCGCTTTTTCCCCGCCGCTGAGCCCTGAAACAGGCTTGAGGACATCATCGCCGCTGAACAGGAAATTTCCTAGGGCGGTCCGGATTTCCTTTTCGCTCTTGAGAGGGTACTCGTCCCACAGTTCATCAAGGACACGCTTGTTTGATTTCAGGCTGGCCTGTTCCTGATCGTAATAGCCCACAGATACGTTGCTGCCGTAGACGATGGAGCCTGATGTGACGTTGTCGCTGCGCATGATGGCTTTCAGCAAAGTGGATTTGCCCGCTCCGTTCGGACCGACAAGTGCGATGCTGTCGCCGCGGTTGATCGTTGTATTCAATCCGGAAAAAAGTGGCTCTTTACCGGGATATGCAAGCGACAGATCGTTGATTTTCAATACATCGTTCCCGCTTTGCCGTTCAATTTCGAAGGAAAAGGAAGCCGATTTGGCATCACCTTGCGGCCTGTCCATCTTATCCATTTTCTGAAGCTGTTTGCGGCGGCTCTGTGCCCGTTTTGTCGTGGAAGCCCTGGCGATGTTGCGCTGGATGAAATCTTCAAGCTTGGCGATTTCCTCCTGCTGTTTTTCATACTGTTTCAAGTCGCGTTCGTACCGTTGGGCTTTTTCATCCAGATAGCTGCTGTAGTTGCCGTGGAATTTGCCGGTCGTATGGCGTGAAATTTCATACACAACATTGACGATGCGATCAAGAAAATAACGGTCATGAGATACAATCAGTAAAGCGCCCGGATAACCTTGCAAATACTGCTCAAGCCATGTAAGCGTTTCGATGTCCAGATGGTTCGTCGGTTCATCCAGAATCAGCAAATCAGGTTTTGTCAGCAGAAGTTTGGCGAGAGCAAGCCGGGTTTTCTGGCCCCCGCTCAACGTTGAAATCGGTGTATTTGTATCAAATCTGCTGAAGTTCAGACCGTGCAGGACCGTACGTATATCCGCCTCATATTGATATCCGCCTTCATCTTTGAAGACGAGCTGCAATTCATCATATTCTTTCATGAGCTTGTCATAGGCAGCACCGTCATTCAGTAAATCGGGGTCCCCCATCTTAGCCTCCATGGCGCGCAGCCTTTTTTCCATATTCAGCAGCGGTTCAAAGACACTCAGCATCTCATCCCAAATCGACAAATTGGATTCCAGGCCGGTATCCTGGGCAAGATAACCGAGTGAAAGGTCTTTCGGCTTGATGATCTCGCCTTCATCATAAGACATCTGGCCCGCGATGATTTTCAAGAGCGTGGATTTGCCCGCCCCGTTCCTGCCGACAAGCGCAATGCGGTCATTTGATTGTACTTCCAATTTAATATTCGATAAAATAAGATCAGCGCCAAAATGCTTTGTCAACTGATTTACTTGAAGCAATATCATAGCAGTTCACCTCTATATTCGATAGCTTTAGTGTATCGCACCGGGAATCAGCTGGGCAACCTGGGGCTTTTAAGAATACGCAATTGTCGATTATTCGTTTCAAAAAAGGCCCGATCTCGGGTTATAATGATAGAAAGCAAGCTGAGAGGAGTTTTCGTATGGCATCTGAGTTTACTCACTTTAATGAGCAGGGCAGGGCAAAAATGGTCGATATCGCGGACAAGCAGGCAACCGTCCGGACGGCGCTGGCCCATTCGAGTGTTCAGGTAAGTGAAGAGATATATACAAAAATACAGGACAATGAGATTGGCAAAGGAGACGTGCTGGCAGTCGCTCAAGTTGCCGGTATCATGGCAGCCAAAAAAACACCGGAATGGATTCCGATGTGCCACCCGCTTCAGCTGAAAGGGGTCGATGTCTCGTTCGAATGGCAAAAACCCGCAGATGGCAGTAAAGACGGTGATTATATTCTGCATATCGGCGCAAGTGTCAAAACGAAGGGGAACACAGGCGTGGAAATGGAAGCGCTAACGGCAGCATCCGCAACAGCGCTGACGGTGTATGATATGTGTAAGGCAGTGGATAAAGGAATGATCATCGGCCCGACCTACCTGGTGGAAAAGACAGGCGGCAAAAGCGGAGATTTTCGAAGAGAATAGAACAAAGCGAAAAGCAGTGTTGGGGGTTAAATTATGGAAATCGATAAAAATAAAATCCCGCAGGCAACGGCAAAAAGGCTGCCGTTATACTACCGTTTTCTGAAGAATTTGCATTCATCAGGGAAACAGCGGGTGTCGTCTGCGGAATTAAGCGAAGCGGTCAAGGTTGACTCAGCGACAATCCGCCGTGATTTTTCTTACTTCGGTGCACTTGGCAAAAAAGGGTATGGGTATAATGTGAGCTATCTGCTGTCATTTTTCAGGGAGACGCTTGACCAGGATGAAATTACAAAAGTCGCCTTGATCGGTGTCGGTAACCTTGGCAGGGCCCTTTTGCATTACAATTTCACCAAAAATAACAATACGAAAATCGCAATGGCATTTGACGTGAATGAGAACCAGATCGGAACTGAAATCGGCGGCGTGCCGATTTACGATAGTGAAAAGCTGGAAGAGCGGCTTGGAGATGTATCTGTCGCCATTTTGACGGTGCCTGCACCCGCAGCGCAATCCGTCACCGACCGCCTTGTGAAAGCCGGCATCAGCGGCATCCTGAACTTCACTCCGGCCCGGCTGGCGACACCGCCTCATATCCGGGTCCATCATATCGACCTTGCGATTGAACTGCAGTCACTGATCTACTTCCTGAAGCATTATCCTCTCAGTGAAGGTGAGCAGGAAGAGGCAGAAGAATAAAACGAACCCGCGGTTTTTGAGTAACTGGCAGGGTTGAAACATAAACGAATATATCTTTGGAGGTGGAATCGGCACGCTGATTCACACCTCTTTTTTGTTGTTATCGTAACGGTCAACGGCATTTTCAAATTTCTATTAACTGGGGTACATGGGCTTTTCATATTGTTACCTGAATTATGCGTTCCCGAAAAGGTCTTCGGAGTTCCAAAAAGGAAACGCAACGAGCTATGCGTTCCGGAAAAGGCTTTCGGAGTACGAAAAAGGGAACGAATCGATACTATGCGTTCCCAAAAAGGTCTTCGGATCACCGAAAAGGGAACGCATCAAGTAATTCATCAGCATAAGGAACGGACAGATTTCAGCTAATTCAAATTTTTCTTCCCAATCATGCTCTTAAATTTAACATCAACAAGAAGACCGGAACCCAAACTGGTCTTCTTATTATTTAGTGTGTTAATAAGCTCACTCGAACCTGTAAGCGGTCCCAGCCGTGGGTTTTAAAAAGTTAAACAAACGTTTATTTAAAAAGAGAATGCACCGGTCACGAGGGCTGCTGGAGATTTAAACAAACGTTTATTTAAAATTGTCTGCCGTCTATTCTTTTCACAGCCCTATTTTGATGTATGATAGAGATAAAGAAAATTTCGGAAAACGAAACAACCGGGGGATAGAGAGATGGCGAAAAAAATACCTGAAAAGTGGATGGTGGTCATTGCCGTTTTGCTCGGCACATTCACCATCATTTTAAATAACAGCATGCTGAATCCGGCAATTCCTGAACTCATGGCAATCTTTGATACGGATGCGGTTTCAATCGGCTGGGTGATTACCATTTTTATGGTTTCGATGGGGATCACGATGCCGCTGACCGGCTATCTTGGCGATAAGATCGGCAAGAAGAAGCTGTACATGATTGGGCTTGTTTTGTTTTTGATCGGGTCTGTCCTTGCTTCAATGGCATGGAGCCTCACATCATTAATCTTATTCCGCGCCATACAGGGGATTGCAGGTGGTGTCATGATGCCGCTTTCGATGGCTTTGATCTTTGAAGTGTTTCCGCGGGAGGAACGCGGGCTTGCGACCGGGGTGTGGGGCATCGCGGCCATGATGGCGCCGACGATCGGCCCGACACTTGGCGGAACGATTGTTGAAACGAGCAGCTGGCATTACTTGTTTTTGTTCAATATCCCGTTCGGCCTCCTTGGGCTTGCCGCTTCCGCTTATTACTTGAAGTCGACGGAAAAGGTGAAAGATATCAAGTTTGATAAGATCGGATTCCTGCTCGTTACCCTTGGAGTAGGAGCAGTCTTGTTTGCGCTCGGCCGGATTTCAAGGGTGGAACACCTCGCAAACCCGGTGAATATCGGCCTGATCATCTTCGGCCTCGCCGGAATATATGCGTTTGTGAAGTATGAAAATCGGCAAAGCCAGCCGCTGCTGGAGCTGTCCGTCTTCAAGGCGCCCGCTTTTTCCATTGCAGTATGGATTGCCAGCGTTACATCGATTGGGCTGTTTTCATCGATTTTCCTTATCCCGCTTCTTATTCAGAACGTATATGGGTTAAGTGCCATCATTACCGGGCTTGTGTTTTTGCCGTCAGCTCTCTTCAGCGGCATTTTTATGACGGTCGGGGGCCGGCTGCTGGATAAAAATGGACCGAGAGGCGTCGTCACCACCGGCCTTGTCATATTTGCCGCCACAACACTGGCACTCGGTTTCCTGAATCTAGAGACCTCCCTCTGGTACATCCTGGTTGTGATGCTGATCAGGGGAATCGGCATGGGGCTTTGCAATATGCCGGCAACGACGACAGGGCTGAACGCGATTCCTGACCGCCTCGTTGCCCAGGGCTCAGCGATGAACAATGTCCTCAGACAAATCAGCTCATCGCTCGGCATTGTTTTCATTTCGGTATACTATGAGGTCCGGAGAGCCCAGCTGCTCGGAATGGGCGTAAGCGGCACCGAAGGCAGCCTCCAGGCGATCAACGAAGGATTTCTTGTCGTCGGAGTGCTCCTCGCCCTTTCGATTCCAGCAGGATGGCTGATCGGCCAGGATGAGAAGCGGGAGGAAGCGGAGTTGAATCCGCAGTGACGTGTTTTCAAGATGCTTCATAAAAGTTCAGTGCCTGAAAAAGCGAGGATAGAACTAAATCGTTGCGTCCGTGCCCGCCTCAGCTTTAGCCGCACTTATTTCGCTTATACATGCCTTCCCGCAAACTTAAAAACACCTGGACAGCAACAATATGCTGCTCCAGGTGTTTTTTATCATCAATCAATCGTCCTCTTTTTCCTTCGTGATTTTCCGGATTTTATAATCCAGCATGAAAAACCGGATCGCCGACACGAAATTGAATGTGGCCAGCAGCATCAGAAGGATTGTTGTAAAATTCCAGATGTCTTCTTCGGGGCTCTGGATGGCCAGGTAGACGAATATGAATGCAAAGCCCCCGTATAGGAACCCCATAAGCAAAGGTGAAATTCTCATAAAATTAAAAGCCTCCAATAAATGACTGGATCATCTCCGCCTGTTTTTGCATCTCGCGGATTTCGTCTTCGAAGATGATCTGCACGCCGACAACCAGGCTGTTCATGGCGACATGCGCGACAATCGGGACAATGATCCTTTTCGTTTTCACATATAAGTACGCAAATGTCAGCCCCATAGCGGTGTAAATGAGTAAATGCTTCGGGTCAAAGTGGACCGTGGCGAAAATGAGTGAGCTGGCAATGCCCGAAATCCAGAAATTGAACCGTTTGTAGAGCGACCCGAAAATGATTTTCCGGAAGACGATTTCCTCAAGAATCGGTCCGATCACGGATGTGACGAAGATGAAAATCGGCGTGACTTTTGCGATTTTCACAAGCATTTCCGTATTTTCAGACCCGGCTTCGATGCCGAATACATTCACTTCGATCAAGCCGGCGATGCTCTGGGCGGCGA of the Bacillus marinisedimentorum genome contains:
- a CDS encoding redox-sensing transcriptional repressor Rex; this translates as MEIDKNKIPQATAKRLPLYYRFLKNLHSSGKQRVSSAELSEAVKVDSATIRRDFSYFGALGKKGYGYNVSYLLSFFRETLDQDEITKVALIGVGNLGRALLHYNFTKNNNTKIAMAFDVNENQIGTEIGGVPIYDSEKLEERLGDVSVAILTVPAPAAQSVTDRLVKAGISGILNFTPARLATPPHIRVHHIDLAIELQSLIYFLKHYPLSEGEQEEAEE
- the tsaD gene encoding tRNA (adenosine(37)-N6)-threonylcarbamoyltransferase complex transferase subunit TsaD, yielding MKNNETELILGIETSCDETAASVIKNGTEILSNVVASQIESHKRFGGVVPEIASRHHVEQLTVVLQEALDQAGITLEDLDAVAVTQGPGLVGALLVGVNAAKAIALAHDIPLIAVHHIAGHIYANRLQQEFEFPVLALVVSGGHTELVLMREHGHYEVIGETRDDAAGEAYDKVARTLKLPYPGGPHIDRLASEGEPAIDLPRAWLEPDSYDFSFSGLKSAVINTLHNAAQRGEEIEPENLAASFQESVIDVLVTKTIKAAEEYRVKQVVLAGGVAANRGLRSRLEKEFDQLTADLIIPPLSLCTDNAAMIAAAGSIEFNKGKRAPFSLNAHPGLDLESFN
- the moaC gene encoding cyclic pyranopterin monophosphate synthase MoaC, which gives rise to MASEFTHFNEQGRAKMVDIADKQATVRTALAHSSVQVSEEIYTKIQDNEIGKGDVLAVAQVAGIMAAKKTPEWIPMCHPLQLKGVDVSFEWQKPADGSKDGDYILHIGASVKTKGNTGVEMEALTAASATALTVYDMCKAVDKGMIIGPTYLVEKTGGKSGDFRRE
- the rimI gene encoding ribosomal protein S18-alanine N-acetyltransferase, with the translated sequence MENRPVMRLMTVSDIDEVEKIEQACFATPWSRESFYNEVEINQFAKYLVLELNGSVIGYCGLWIIIDEGHITNIAVLPEYRGRKFGEKLLRYALALARGQGANTVTLEVRASNAAAQNLYRKLGFQEGGIRKNYYTDNNEDALVMWVNLNEK
- a CDS encoding ABC-F family ATP-binding cassette domain-containing protein, whose translation is MILLQVNQLTKHFGADLILSNIKLEVQSNDRIALVGRNGAGKSTLLKIIAGQMSYDEGEIIKPKDLSLGYLAQDTGLESNLSIWDEMLSVFEPLLNMEKRLRAMEAKMGDPDLLNDGAAYDKLMKEYDELQLVFKDEGGYQYEADIRTVLHGLNFSRFDTNTPISTLSGGQKTRLALAKLLLTKPDLLILDEPTNHLDIETLTWLEQYLQGYPGALLIVSHDRYFLDRIVNVVYEISRHTTGKFHGNYSSYLDEKAQRYERDLKQYEKQQEEIAKLEDFIQRNIARASTTKRAQSRRKQLQKMDKMDRPQGDAKSASFSFEIERQSGNDVLKINDLSLAYPGKEPLFSGLNTTINRGDSIALVGPNGAGKSTLLKAIMRSDNVTSGSIVYGSNVSVGYYDQEQASLKSNKRVLDELWDEYPLKSEKEIRTALGNFLFSGDDVLKPVSGLSGGEKARLALCKLMFKKANFLILDEPTNHLDLDSKEVLESALIDYPGTILFVSHDRYFINRIADRIMELSTKTVTEFLGDYDYYVDKKNEMEELARLEQEEKAAAAPSGNHDQQGGDKSKYMQDKEEKKRERQRLRKIEEIELRIAGLEEQIEEKEALLALPEIYEDHEKSALHHTELTALQEELEQLMEEWEELQLAETE
- a CDS encoding MDR family MFS transporter; translated protein: MAKKIPEKWMVVIAVLLGTFTIILNNSMLNPAIPELMAIFDTDAVSIGWVITIFMVSMGITMPLTGYLGDKIGKKKLYMIGLVLFLIGSVLASMAWSLTSLILFRAIQGIAGGVMMPLSMALIFEVFPREERGLATGVWGIAAMMAPTIGPTLGGTIVETSSWHYLFLFNIPFGLLGLAASAYYLKSTEKVKDIKFDKIGFLLVTLGVGAVLFALGRISRVEHLANPVNIGLIIFGLAGIYAFVKYENRQSQPLLELSVFKAPAFSIAVWIASVTSIGLFSSIFLIPLLIQNVYGLSAIITGLVFLPSALFSGIFMTVGGRLLDKNGPRGVVTTGLVIFAATTLALGFLNLETSLWYILVVMLIRGIGMGLCNMPATTTGLNAIPDRLVAQGSAMNNVLRQISSSLGIVFISVYYEVRRAQLLGMGVSGTEGSLQAINEGFLVVGVLLALSIPAGWLIGQDEKREEAELNPQ
- a CDS encoding YdiK family protein, with translation MRISPLLMGFLYGGFAFIFVYLAIQSPEEDIWNFTTILLMLLATFNFVSAIRFFMLDYKIRKITKEKEDD
- the tsaE gene encoding tRNA (adenosine(37)-N6)-threonylcarbamoyltransferase complex ATPase subunit type 1 TsaE — protein: MTEEKFEFNTKSPEETMAFSQRLADKLGPGDVLTLEGDLGAGKTTFTKGLAKGLGVRRTVNSPTFTIIKEYQGRLPLFHMDVYRLEDSGEDLGFDEYFEGDGVTIVEWASMIHDQLPDERLDIFLYHEGDDNRRIVLTPKGEHYITICKEIV
- the thiL gene encoding thiamine-phosphate kinase, with amino-acid sequence MPISGEFSFIRSITPAQTFQRSLIQGIGDDAAVYSGSDNYSEVVCLDTMAEGIHFTRKTMNPFDLGYKALAVNISDLAAMGAEPAFYLVSAAISEDWTEDDLQEMYKGMAELGSRWQMDLIGGDTVASKSGLVLTVVVIGRVEKGKELLRSTAKPGDIVFVTGTPGDSAAGLKLLLEEPGRVYSKAEQYFIERHRRPVPRIEAGRFLAGLQRVALNDVSDGVASEANELAEASGVRIDISEMRLPASPQLEALPSNERISSILFGGEDFELIGTMSKIEWESIHDDEKLKYALHEIGTVCEADGKPAVYLHTASGETELLGKKGYNHFKNG
- a CDS encoding CPBP family intramembrane glutamic endopeptidase, which gives rise to MLKRYWFVLLVYIIAQFSGLLGFPLLTAAGVAEDKIVGIWTVISFAAALAVILFLMRTDMKERHLNSERSGRGEAVLWSVLGIFMALAAQSIAGLIEVNVFGIEAGSENTEMLVKIAKVTPIFIFVTSVIGPILEEIVFRKIIFGSLYKRFNFWISGIASSLIFATVHFDPKHLLIYTAMGLTFAYLYVKTKRIIVPIVAHVAMNSLVVGVQIIFEDEIREMQKQAEMIQSFIGGF
- the tsaB gene encoding tRNA (adenosine(37)-N6)-threonylcarbamoyltransferase complex dimerization subunit type 1 TsaB translates to MKALAIDTSNLVMGIAVISDDRITGEMITNLKKNHSVRLMPAIDQLLKDVDMKPAELNRIIVANGPGSYTGVRIGVSIAKTLAWALNIPVTGVSSLDVLAQNGKMAGSYVSPIFDARRGQVYTALYDAANGMKVEKEERIIQLDDWLPMLQEKEKPVLFMGNDLPIHQNRIVEVLGEQAVIAPLTAHNPRPSELAYLGIQKEAVPVHEFVPNYLRLAEAEAKWLESQNRQG